The Aspergillus chevalieri M1 DNA, chromosome 5, nearly complete sequence genome includes a region encoding these proteins:
- a CDS encoding uncharacterized protein (COG:S;~EggNog:ENOG410PHIK;~InterPro:IPR029071,IPR001849,IPR011993;~PFAM:PF00169) has product MAVEAQSMGLGPDNQAPPMKFSRYRSVRRAASQKQEPLKTAIPAVPVPPVPSKPPSPISANPQETTVVRSVSRYRRQRNPAPSPTVQHPVPVPIPSFHAPGKPDRPSCSPPKDLEGVERANISSNGEEDDVARTRHRQDAMSRLVGGDSRPTSKQTLESRTDTSSYHRPIDDNNNNRATPSNGQQSGKETKLRSLKDTMKLFRSKGDVEKEGASAKPIEPSGTTFPGVDAPVSAVNAGERHVLVQYRKATNFLPITTSTTAQDLLLSAQSCFDVDAQTFVLIERFAQFGLERPLRKYEYVRDVMNSWTKDTDSKLIIVPAASLDALHQLEAQSAPIEQPADTTFHIYHSQRSRKWDKRYVTLRSDGQVTVSKKYQGQDQTNICHLSDFDIYSPTLSSLSNDVKPPKKICYAVKSQQKASMFLSTENYVQFFSTSDKEVAEGWYKAIQAWRSWYLVSVLGTGQNKDEASLPELSRQQSDESPGSKTHQPKPLKPLLEFEPLDQQCDDEQPSSPERTKSSKTKQFLSRSRSTKPSQEKPLTVNTDVGTNSQGIEQSPFSPTGLLGHNYIMRQRAMQEREEIDRKAYEEVFSPQGLVFGAGAAGRRQYPATQSQPSSRSNTMTSTQGPDASGLVRRSHSVSKGNHRPLVDLTPVYQEPPQHARKGRGVAVDPGTPLVDAATTPDLLRGAIVVPSATTWKRPPIPEEPTSTTNVKTCSRSNTVRSTRNTRPRASSTTPSDDAFIPNSLLARSATQKAANGGHGVATGDRNATKPMLDMSSGNPFVEGSLLRDL; this is encoded by the coding sequence ATGGCGGTTGAAGCACAATCAATGGGTCTAGGACCCGACAATCAGGCCCCCCCCATGAAGTTCTCCCGCTATCGATCTGTCAGACGGGCAGCTTCCCAAAAACAGGAACCTCTGAAAACAGCGATTCCTGCGGTTCCCGTTCCTCCAGTTCCATCTAAGCCACCCTCACCGATTTCTGCCAACCCACAAGAAACTACGGTGGTGAGGAGTGTGTCGCGATATCGACGCCAGAGAAACCCTGCACCATCACCCACCGTGCAGCATCCAGTACCGGTTCCTATCCCTTCCTTTCACGCGCCCGGAAAACCCGATAGACCGTCGTGTAGTCCACCGAAGGATTTGGAAGGAGTGGAAAGGGCAAACATATCTAGTAacggagaggaagatgacgTCGCACGTACAAGACACCGACAAGATGCGATGAGCCGGTTGGTAGGAGGAGATAGCAGACCAACATCAAAACAAACCTTGGAATCGAGAACCGATACTTCTAGTTATCACAGACCTATCGatgacaacaacaacaaccgcgCTACTCCATCAAATGGCCAGCAATCTGGTAAAGAGACCAAACTTAGATCATTAAAGGACACCATGAAATTGTTTCGGTCAAAGGGTGATGTTGAAAAAGAGGGTGCATCAGCAAAACCTATCGAGCCAAGTGGTACTACCTTCCCTGGCGTGGATGCCCCTGTTTCCGCAGTAAACGCGGGGGAGCGGCATGTGCTTGTCCAATACCGAAAGGCAACCAATTTCCTTCCCATCACGACTTCGACCACAGCGCAGGATCTGCTACTGTCGGCCCAAAGCTGCTTCGATGTTGACGCACAGACTTTTGTTTTGATCGAGCGTTTCGCTCAGTTCGGTCTGGAGCGACCCTTGCGCAAATACGAATATGTTCGCGATGTCATGAATTCTTGGACCAAGGACACGGACAGCAAATTGATCATAGTGCCTGCAGCAAGCTTGGATGCTTTACACCAGCTCGAGGCGCAAAGCGCTCCGATCGAACAACCTGCGGACACAACGTTCCACATCTATCATTCTCAACGTTCTCGGAAATGGGACAAGCGCTACGTGACGTTGCGATCAGATGGCCAAGTGACAGTGTCCAAGAAGTATCAAGGCCAGGATCAGACAAATATTTGTCACTTGTCGGACTTTGACATTTATTCCCCTACGCTGAGTTCACTTTCTAATGACGTGAAGCCACCGAAGAAGATTTGCTATGCGGTCAAGAGTCAACAGAAGGCTAGCATGTTCTTGTCGACAGAGAACTATGTTCAGTTTTTCTCTACGAGTGATAAAGAAGTAGCTGAAGGTTGGTATAAAGCTATTCAGGCATGGCGTAGCTGGTATCTGGTTAGCGTGTTGGGTACTGGCCAAAACAAAGACGAAGCGTCGCTACCAGAACTCTCCCGACAACAGAGCGACGAATCCCCAGGATCAAAGACTCATCAGCCAAAGCCTCTCAAACCGTTGCTTGAATTCGAGCCTTTGGATCAGCAGTGCGACGATGAACAACCCTCGTCTCCTGAGCGTACGAAGTCTTCAAAGACAAAACAATTCCTTTCGCGAAGCAGAAGCACCAAACCTTCTCAGGAAAAGCCACTCACAGTTAACACCGATGTTGGTACAAATTCGCAGGGAATTGAACAATCTCCGTTTTCTCCCACTGGACTCCTGGGCCATAATTACATCATGCGACAGCGTGCGATGCAAGAGCGGGAAGAGATTGATAGGAAGGCATACGAAGAAGTATTTAGTCCCCAGGGCCTTGTTTTTGGAGCCGGAGCCGCTGGACGTCGCCAGTACCCTGCTACTCAAAGCCAACCCAGCAGCCGATCAAACACAATGACCAGTACTCAAGGTCCCGATGCCAGCGGACTCGTTCGACGTTCGCACTCTGTGAGCAAGGGAAACCACAGACCACTCGTCGATCTGACCCCTGTCTACCAAGAACCGCCGCAGCACGCTCGCAAAGGAAGAGGTGTCGCCGTCGACCCGGGAACACCGCTAGTTGATGCTGCGACAACACCTGACTTACTCCGCGGTGCTATTGTTGTCCCATCCGCCACGACCTGGAAGCGACCACCGATCCCGGAAGAGCCTACGTCTACCACCAACGTCAAGACCTGTAGTCGTTCCAATACAGTCCGCAGCACCCGAAATACTCGCCCACGCGCATCCTCGACAACTCCTTCCGACGACGCATTCATCCCAAACAGCCTTCTCGCCCGCTCTGCAACCCAAAAAGCTGCCAACGGCGGCCATGGAGTAGCCACAGGTGACCGCAACGCCACGAAACCCATGCTTGACATGTCCTCCGGAAACCCATTTGTGGAGGGAAGCTTGCTTCGGGATCTGTAG
- a CDS encoding dTDP-4-dehydrorhamnose reductase family protein (COG:E,I;~EggNog:ENOG410QDQG;~InterPro:IPR005913,IPR036291,IPR029903;~PFAM:PF04321,PF01073,PF01370) has product MSLNVLVTGASGLLGRQVFNTFKHSGCLTVGQGFTRATPPTILKADLEKSEDVKTILDEAKPQIVIHCAANRSPDLCDQNPEQARRVNVDATRLLAEQTSSRGAMLIYISTDYVFPGTEGDAPYEADTETKPPNFYGQLKRDGELAVLEATKDTGLGIVLRVPVLYGTASNNSESAINTLIDAVWKAQDEKAGIKMDDWAQRYPTNTEDVARVCRDIVIKYVKEKEKLKELPKILQFSSEDRMTKYEICEKLAQVLGLSLAGMERNKQGNDPNASVQRPYDTHLSTKTLKDLGIDVSTMDFVAWWRKSLGAYRK; this is encoded by the exons ATGTCGCTAAACGTTCTTGTTACCGGAGCCAGTGGCCTCCTTGGCCGTCAGGTATTCAACACCTTCAAGCACTCGGGCTGCTTGACTGTCGGCCAGGGTTTCACTAGAGCTACCCCGCCTACAATTTTGAAGGCGGATCTGGAGAAGAGTGAAGATGTAAAGACGATTCTGGATGAGGCTAA GCCTCAGATTGTCATTCATT GTGCCGCAAACCGTTCTCCGGATCTATGCGACCAGAACCCTGAACAAGCTCGCAGAGTGAATGTTGATGCTACACGTCTTCTGGCAGAACAGACCTCCTCGCGCGGTGCCATGCTTATCTACATCTCGACGGACTATGTCTTCCCGGGAACCGAAGGAGACGCACCATACGAGGCAGACACAGAAACCAAGCCACCAAACTTCTACGGCCAGTTGAAGCGGGACGGTGAACTGGCAGTCCTGGAAGCCACCAAGGACACCGGCTTGGGTATCGTTCTGCGTGTGCCTGTGCTGTACGGAACCGCTAGCAACAACTCTGAAAGTGCCATCAACACCCTCATCGATGCAGTGTGGAAGGCACAAGATGAGAAAGCGGGTATCAAGATGGATGACTGGGCACAGCGGTATCCCACTAACACTGAGGACGTGGCGCGTGTGTGCCGTGACATTGTGATCAAGTATGtcaaagagaaggagaagctgAAGGAGCTTCCAAAGATCCTTCAATTCTCATCCGAAGACCGGATGACCAAGTATGAGATCTGTGAGAAGTTGGCACAGGTGCTCGGGTTGTCGCTCGCGGGGATGGAGCGGAACAAGCAGGGCAACGACCCGAATGCTTCTGTGCAGAGACCTTATGATACCCATCTGTCGACCAAGACTCTAAAGGACCTTGGGATTGATGTTAGCACTATGGATTTTGTTGCGTGGTG GCGCAAGAGCCTGGGAGCCTACAGGAAATAA
- a CDS encoding FAD-binding oxidoreductase (COG:C;~EggNog:ENOG410PG19;~InterPro:IPR016171,IPR006094,IPR036318,IPR004113, IPR016164,IPR016166,IPR016167,IPR016169;~PFAM:PF02913,PF01565;~go_function: GO:0003824 - catalytic activity [Evidence IEA];~go_function: GO:0016491 - oxidoreductase activity [Evidence IEA];~go_function: GO:0050660 - flavin adenine dinucleotide binding [Evidence IEA];~go_function: GO:0071949 - FAD binding [Evidence IEA];~go_process: GO:0055114 - oxidation-reduction process [Evidence IEA]) has protein sequence MSSARNLSLALRRARVPRCRSYARPLLYVPSVTPVRAFSVTPAAQNATKEVKLTSNAYPNLKRNPNFGELSAEDVKFFKELLGAESAVVDGVTADAADDIEPFNGDWMRKYRGQTRLVLKPQNKEELSKVLKYCNDKKLAVVPQGGNTGLVGGSVPVFDEIVINTSRMNKIRSFDAASGVLVADAGVILEVADQYLAERDYMFPLDLGAKGSCHIGGNVATNAGGLRLLRYGSLHGNVLGLEAVLPDGTIVDSLSTLRKNNTGYDLKQLFIGAEGTIGIVTGVSIQCPPRPKAVNVAYFGLESYEKVQRAFLEAKGQLSEILSAFELMDGRSQHLVNQSTGNKSPLEGDYPFYCLIETSGSNGEHDMAKLEAFLEHIMGEEIVADGVLAQDETQFQSLWRWREGITEALSHLGGTYKYDVSIPLNELYQLVDDCRERLTQMGFVGDDESKPVRAVVGYGHMGDSNLHLNVSVREYNKEVEKAIEPWVYEWIQKRNGSISAEHGLGLAKKEFIGYSQNDTMLKLMKQLKDLYDPNGIMNPYKYI, from the exons ATGTCGAGCGCCAGAAATTTGTCTCTCGCCCTTCGACGGGCCCGAGTGCCCAGATGCCGCTCTTATGCACGCCCTCTTCTATACGTCCCCTCCGTGACACCCGTCCGCGCATTTAGCGTCACTCCCGCTGCACAGAATGCGACCAAGGAGGTCAAACTCACCAGCAACGCCTACCCCAACCTCAAACGGAACCCCAACTTTGGCGAGCTCTCTGCGGAAGACGTCAAGTTCTTCAAGGAGCTGCTGGGTGCTGAATCTGCGGTGGTTGACGGCGTGACGGCCGACGCAGCGGACGATATCGAACCCTTCAACGGCGATTGGATGCGCAAGTACCGCGGCCAGACGAGGCTAGTTCTGAAGCCGCAGAACAAAGAAGAGCTCAGCAAGGTTTTGAAATACTGTAATGACAAGAAGTTGGCGGTTGTCCCGCAGGGTGGCAACACGGGTTTGGTCGGTGGCTCGGTGCCGGTTTTTGATGAGATTGTCATCAACACCTCGCGCATGAACAAGATTCGCTCGTTCGATGCTGCTTCGGGTGTATTGGTTGCCGATGCTGGTGTTATTCTCGAGGTCGCGGATCAGTACTTGGCGGAGCGCGACTACATGTTCCCCTTGGACTTGGGCGCGAAGGGTTCGTGTCATATTGGAGGAAACGTCGCGACCAACGCTGGTGGTCTTCGTCTGCTTCGCTACGGAAGCCTTCACGGAAACGTCCTGGGTCTCGAGGCTGTTCTGCCCGATGGTACTATTGTGGACTCGCTTTCGACCCTGCGCAAGAACAACACCGGCTACGATCTCAAGCAGCTGTTCATTGGCGCGGAGGGAACCATTGGTATCGTCACTGGTGTGTCGATCCAGTGCCCGCCGCGCCCCAAGGCTGTCAATGTGGCCTACTTTGGTCTTGAGAGCTACGAGAAGGTGCAGCGGGCGTTCTTAGAGGCCAAGGGTCAGCTCTCGGAGATTCTGTCTGCTTTCGAGCTGATGGACGGCCGCAGCCAGCACCTGGTCAACCAGTCCACCGGCAACAAATCGCCCTTGGAGGGCGACTACCCCTTCTACTGTCTGATCGAGACCAGCGGCTCGAACGGAGAGCACGACATGGCCAAGCTGGAGGCCTTCCTGGAACACATCATGGGCGAGGAGATTGTGGCCGACGGTGTCCTGGCTCAGGACGAGACCCAATTTCAGTCCCTCTGGCGCTGGCGTGAGGGTATTACGGAGGCTCTGAGCCACCTTGGCGGTACCTACAAGTACGATGTGTCGATCCCGCTCAACGAACTGTACCAGTTGGTTGATGACTGCCGGGAGCGTCTTACTCAGATGGGCTTCGTCGGTGACGACGAGTCTAAGCCTGTCCGTGCTGTTGTCGGATACGGTCACATGGGTGACTCTAACCTGCATCTGAATGTTTCCGTGCGGGAATACAACAAGGAGGTTGAGAAGGCCATTGAGCCTTGGGTGTACGAATGGATCCAGAAGCGGAACGGTAGTATCAGCGCTGAGCACGGTCTTGGTCTAGCTAAGAAGGAATTCATCGGATACAGCCAGAACGACACGATGCTGAAACTGATGAAGCAGTTGAAGGACTTGTACGATCCG AACGGCATCATGAACCCGTACAAATACATTTAA